The DNA sequence GTACCTTTGTTCCTCCGTCATTTGGCATGTTATTCAATTAactagatatttttatttctatccATCTGCAATTCAAAGCATGCAGTTTTGTCAGAGGAACTTTGTTGAACAGAGGAAATCTTAAACAACCAAATAAAATCATCGACTTTGTCAACTGAGTAGTTGTTGCAAGATGTATTTAACGTATGAataatatcaaaagaaagatagGCTGGGCTACACTTAAAACTCCCATCAGTATTCCCATCGTGCATCATCTTAAAGTAtctaatttatttgaaattcaattaCTTTTGTAGGTGTGGTTTCAAAACAGACGTGCAAAATGGCGGCGACAGGACAAATTGGAGAACTCTTCCTTGAGAATCAATGAAGAATTTACTTCCGGTTTGATCTCTAGAAAATCAGCTGTTGGCTTTGGGTCACCTTTACCACTTGATCCGTGGCATACGTCATCAGTGAAAAATACCGATACGAAATGCGGGACCTCAGTTGCGACCGATGGTTGTCTGACGTCATATCCCAATATATTTGCTGCTCCATTCTCACACATCAGTAGTAACATGAGCAACACATATAGAGGATATCCTGGAGTTCTTGGAAGTTGTCCGAAACTCACAGACTTTGATCCGAGGAGCTCTAGTATAGTGTCCTTGAGAATGAAGGCAAAAGAGCATGCGCACTGTGGAGATAAAAAATATTAGGCGATGTACAATTATAACAGTCTAAGAACAGTTCTGTTTCTCAAAACACCTACATGACTTTTTATAGTATTATGTCCGATCCAGTTCCgattcctgaaaaaaaaaattcaatagaaTTATCAGAGGGGAAATCTGAGATTTTCCTTAAGGCTCTGTAGAAGTAAAACTACATTGACTGCGACATAATGTTTAGTTTCGATTTGGGTCGGGAAAGCCCAATTGACAGTCTTTATCACTCTATGTTGTCAATAAGGACTAAATTTGTTATGAGAGTTAACAATGTGATATGTATTTTTCTAAGTAAGTAGGGTATTgtagatgtaaataaaacttgatttgTTACCGCGGTTACCTTCTTACATGCCTTTCTGGTGGAATGGTCGACAGACGAGAGCTCGGAACAGATTCGGTTGCCCCTCTACTTGTCCTGCCTTTCCGCCTGTTTGTTTTCAGTCCTGCTATTTGAGATTATCTACTAATTCGTGTACAGTTGGCGATCCTCGAGCAAAGAAGACACTTTCGTCTCAAAGATTTTGTGATCTTGGTTTGTTAGATATTTTTCAAGTCGAGAATGTGCAGTATAGAGGAAGCAGTTATTTAAGAGACTCGTGAGCCACGAAGGTCACTGTAGTAACTGTTTCTAACAGACTTCATATGTTTATACGATTATATTTCACGTATACCTTAAAATCCCCCAACTGTTAGTACATTCCTGACTTCGGAAtcaactgaaatacatgtacaatagctAAAACGGTCACATCACATCGCTCTATCGATGACACCTTCGGGTTAATGATAAAGGAAATGTGTTGTATATACACGTACACCCCAGTACTGCAACCCAAAACAAGGCAAATTATTCTAATTATTACAAAGATTGTTAGGGATCCATCCTCTTGTCCTTATCAAACTGTCTGTAATTTTTCATGACTAAGCCCGGTAAATTGAAATCCTAGCTAACGAAAAACCCCTTCTCCCTCCGCTCTTTACCCCTGAAAAGTAAAATTATATATGACGGGAATTAGAtaacatttaatgaatgaactTTTAATGTAATTATTTATAAAGGATTTAAGTATTTAAtactaaatacaatgtatatacaccGAGGTTACCCGTCGGATTGAAACCCGATTTGCAAaaccattttcaaaacaatgtaTTCAGCGACGTCCGCGTTACGAGTTGTCTGTTCTACATACACAATCATATCAATGCTATTGGCTGAGTGAATCAGCTGTTGATTGCTGATTGGTGCACCACTGTTTTAATACTTTCCAAGGTTTAATGAAAGAGTTATTTGGCCATGTGATTTGGGAGGATATTCTACCTCTGTAGAGACCTtctgctcccccccccccccgccccgcCCCGCCCCACCCAGCCCCTGATATCTCATTGTTGGCCACCATAACGCCTGAGGTAGTACGCGAATTATCGAAGTCTGAAGTGCTGTTGATGATAGAAACATTTTGAGGATTTGTATTGACTCGGTATGATTGAaacaatgtatttcaaatgCTATGTGAATATGAGTTTTCAATGGTGAATAAAATGTCATATACCCTTCACTATCATACAATAAACACATGGTATAagtctcggagaaataaatcgAATGATCACATGATGGTTTGCGTCATTGGATACTGAGTACTACATCATACAATACGTCATAGATTTGGTAACCTTGTAAAACGTTATACCAAAACCTTTAGATATTATATCactagaatacatgtatgttgtccaTTGTAGAACTTGTTTCATATCCTTTTCATTGCACTCAAACCAAATAGAACGCTTCTAAAACATGATTCATACAACG is a window from the Ostrea edulis chromosome 5, xbOstEdul1.1, whole genome shotgun sequence genome containing:
- the LOC125652638 gene encoding retinal homeobox protein Rx3-like isoform X2 — translated: MAFDVCLIGIREEMRENYNMCPDSGFRSLPENSRLQDTTVPAGNEMKLHRNFDGKRTGKLEKDSDTRKKTRRNRTTFTTYQLHELERAFEKSHYPDVYSREELAMKIDLPEVRVQVWFQNRRAKWRRQDKLENSSLRINEEFTSGLISRKSAVGFGSPLPLDPWHTSSVKNTDTKCGTSVATDGCLTSYPNIFAAPFSHISSNMSNTYRGYPGVLGSCPKLTDFDPRSSSIVSLRMKAKEHAHCGDKKY
- the LOC125652638 gene encoding retinal homeobox protein Rx3-like isoform X1, with the translated sequence MLSTQFPGQANLAGFHSIDALLGIREEMRENYNMCPDSGFRSLPENSRLQDTTVPAGNEMKLHRNFDGKRTGKLEKDSDTRKKTRRNRTTFTTYQLHELERAFEKSHYPDVYSREELAMKIDLPEVRVQVWFQNRRAKWRRQDKLENSSLRINEEFTSGLISRKSAVGFGSPLPLDPWHTSSVKNTDTKCGTSVATDGCLTSYPNIFAAPFSHISSNMSNTYRGYPGVLGSCPKLTDFDPRSSSIVSLRMKAKEHAHCGDKKY
- the LOC125652638 gene encoding retinal homeobox protein Rx3-like isoform X3; the protein is MVHSSNEMKLHRNFDGKRTGKLEKDSDTRKKTRRNRTTFTTYQLHELERAFEKSHYPDVYSREELAMKIDLPEVRVQVWFQNRRAKWRRQDKLENSSLRINEEFTSGLISRKSAVGFGSPLPLDPWHTSSVKNTDTKCGTSVATDGCLTSYPNIFAAPFSHISSNMSNTYRGYPGVLGSCPKLTDFDPRSSSIVSLRMKAKEHAHCGDKKY